A genomic region of Eucalyptus grandis isolate ANBG69807.140 chromosome 5, ASM1654582v1, whole genome shotgun sequence contains the following coding sequences:
- the LOC104446079 gene encoding heavy metal-associated isoprenylated plant protein 39-like, translating to MRRQAQGPRMNKGILFCSSLKTLYVPAYHTNLVKKLIIADHSHSIFSEPAAMDVTDESHTNQKLVVKVDLHDDRDRSKAMRIVSGFEGIGSLAMDLKDKKLTVSGDFDPVKVVNKLRKSRHTEIVSVGPAKEDDGKKDGGMKEEGKKNEDQVANLKAYQAYHPMPFTYYCVSYVKILCASRPNQDLVCAPGRIE from the exons ATGAGGAGGCAG GCACAGGGGCCAAGGATGAATAAGGggattctcttttgttcatctttGAAGACATTGTATGTACCTGCATACCATACCAACCTGGTTAAAAAACTTATAATAGCAGATCACTCTCACTCAATCTTCTCCGAACCAGCAGCAATGGATGTCACTGATGAGAGTCACACCAACCAG AAGTTGGTGGTGAAAGTGGATCTACATGATGACAGAGACAGGAGCAAGGCCATGCGAATAGTTTCTGGTTTTGAAG GGATTGGATCTCTGGCTATGGACTTGAAGGACAAAAAACTAACGGTATCCGGCGATTTCGACCCAGTCAAGGTGGTGAACAAACTGAGGAAATCTCGGCACACAGAAATCGTGAGCGTTGGACCAGCTAAGGAAGACGATGGCAAGAAAGACGGGGGCATGAAAGAAGAGGGCAAGAAAAACGAGGATCAAGTCGCCAATCTCAAAGCCTATCAAGCATACCATCCTATGCCTTTCACATATTACTGTGTATCATATGTTAAAATTCTTTGTGCTTCCAGACCGAATCAGGACTTGGTTTGTGCACCGGGGAGGATTGAATAA
- the LOC104443931 gene encoding LOW QUALITY PROTEIN: meiotic recombination protein SPO11-2 (The sequence of the model RefSeq protein was modified relative to this genomic sequence to represent the inferred CDS: inserted 1 base in 1 codon), giving the protein MECLRESSLTFFSDQRRCCADVLPPAEARARIEVAVLGFLRTLTSRDPAISHLPLINRTSSNSRVNHGLLTDISWXFLSHSFCTRSLMRANNTKAFIRVWKVMEMCYQILIQEKKVTQRELYYKLLCTSSEYFTSQLQVNKAIQDTVALLRCSRYSLGIMASSRGLVAGRLLLQEPNKEIVDCCSCGSSGYPISGDLNLLEKLIMKTDARYIILVEKHAIFQRLVDDHVFNQIPSILITAKGYPDIATRFFLHRMSQNFPNLPILALVDWNPAGLAILCTFKFGSIGMGLEAFRYACNVKWLGLRGSDMELIPEESFTPLKPKDIGIAKSLMSSKLLQDKYQEELAFMTETGRRAEIEALYFHGYDYLGKYIAKKIVQVDYI; this is encoded by the exons ATGGAATGTCTCCGCGAATCTTCGCTGACGTTCTTCTCCGATCAACGGCGGTGCTGCGCCGACGTCCTCCCTCCGGCCGAAGCCCGCGCCAGGATCGAAGTCGCCGTGCTCGGCTTCCTCCGGACCTTGACTTCCCGCGATCCCGCCATCTCGCATCTTCCCCTG ATTAATAGGACGTCGAGCAACAGCAGAGTGAATCACGGACTGCTTACTGACATTTCGT attttctctctcattcattCTGCACGAGGTCTTTGATGAGAGCTAATAATACTAAAGCCTTCATTAGAG TCTGGAAGGTTATGGAGATGTGTTATCAGATCTTGATTCAGGAGAAGAAAGTCACCCAGAGGGAGCTTTACTACAAACTGCTTTGCACGTCATCAGAGTACTTCACTTCCCAATTGCAAGTTAATAAGGCAATCCAAG ATACCGTAGCACTGCTTCGTTGTAGCCGATACAGTCTTGGAATCATGGCCTCTAGCAGAGGACTTGTAGCTGGAAGACTGTTGCTGCAG GAGCCAAACAAGGAGATTGTTGACTGCTGTTCATGTGGCTCTTCCGGGTATCCTATATCTGGTGACTTGAATTTGCTGGAGAAGTTGATTATGAAGACTGATGCACGCTACATCATCCTAGTCGAGAAG CATGCAATATTCCAGCGACTGGTAGATGATCATGtgttcaatcagatcccaagcATACTAATCACAGCCAAAGGGTATCCAGATATTGCAACAAG GTTTTTTCTCCACCGAATGAGCCAGAATTTTCCAAACTTGCCAATTCTGGCATTGGTAGACTG GAATCCAGCTGGATTAGCTATACTGTGCACCTTTAAATTTGGGAGCATTGGAATGGGTCTAGAAGCATTTCGATATG CTTGCAATGTGAAGTGGTTGGGATTGCGAGGGAGTGATATGGAACTGATACCAGAAGAATCTTTTACTCCTCTTAAGCCAAAAGATATTGGAATAGCAAAAAGTCTGATGTCCTCCAAGCTCTTGCAG GATAAGTACCAGGAGGAATTGGCATTCATGACTGAGACTGGTCGGAGAGCCGAAATCGAAGCTCTGTACTTCCACGGGTATGATTATTTGGGGAAGTACATTGCTAAAAAGATCGTGCAGGTTGATTACATTTGA
- the LOC104443929 gene encoding heavy metal-associated isoprenylated plant protein 39, producing the protein MTKLVAKVEVHDERQKRKAMQVVSSFGGIGSLSMDLKENKLTVSGEFDPVKVVSKLRKSWRTEILSVGTGKEDEGKKDDEGKKNEDLAKALQTYYSTPITYYYVPHEEPPSCVIC; encoded by the exons ATGACG AAGTTGGTGGCCAAAGTGGAGGTACATGACGAAAGACAAAAGAGGAAGGCCATGCAAGTAGTTTCTAGTTTTGGAG GGATTGGATCTCTGTCTATGGACCTAAAGGAGAACAAACTAACGGTATCTGGCGAATTCGACCCGGTCAAGGTGGTGAGCAAACTGAGGAAATCTTGGCGCACAGAAATCTTGAGCGTCGGGACGGGCAAAGAAGATGAGGGCAAGAAAGACGACGAGGGCAAGAAGAACGAAGATCTCGCTAAAGCCTTGCAAACGTACTATTCTACGCCGATCACATATTACTATGTGCCCCACGAAGAACCCCCGAGTTGTGTCATATGTTAA
- the LOC104443930 gene encoding 2-C-methyl-D-erythritol 2,4-cyclodiphosphate synthase, chloroplastic, whose amino-acid sequence MAAHLHLHASSLLPAGIVARNGKSLSLAFVSDKSQSFFVRPASAPALRAAGSPRVVAAVNTAVGGAPPAAAAPPKTLPFRVGHGFDLHRLEPGYPLIIGGIDIPHDRGCEAHSDGDVLLHCVVDAILGALGLPDIGQIFPDSDPKWKGAPSSVFIKEAVRLMHEAGYEIGNLDATLILQRPKVSPHKEAIRQNLCELLGADPTVVNLKAKTHEKVDSLGENRSIAAHTVVLLMRK is encoded by the exons ATGGCCgcccacctccacctccacgcCTCTTCGCTTCTTCCCGCCGGCATAGTCGCCCGCAACGGGAAGTCGCTCTCCCTTGCCTTCGTTTCTGATAAGAGCCAGAGTTTCTTCGTACGACCCGCCTCGGCCCCGGCCCTCAGGGCGGCGGGCTCGCCGCGTGTCGTCGCGGCCGTGAACACGGCCGTGGGCGGGGccccgccggccgccgccgcgccTCCCAAGACGCTGCCGTTTAGGGTGGGCCACGGCTTCGATCTCCACAGGCTGGAGCCCGGGTACCCTCTGATCATCGGCGGCATCGATATACCTCACGACAGAGGCTGCGAGGCTCACTCTGATG GGGATGTGCTGCTTCACTGCGTGGTGGACGCGATTTTGGGAGCTCTGGGGCTTCCGGATATAGGGCAGATATTCCCGGATTCCGATCCCAAGTGGAAGGGTGCGCCTTCGTCCGTTTTCATCAAGGAAGCC GTTCGGCTCATGCATGAGGCAGGCTATGAGATTGGAAACTTGGATGCCACCTTGATTCTCCAGAGACCAAAAGTCAGCCCGCACAAGGAAGCCATCAGGCAAAACCTATGTGAGTTGCTTGGAGCAGATCCGACTGTTGTTAACCTCAAAGCAAAAACTCACGAGAAGGTTGATAGCCTCGGAGAAAACCGGAGTATAGCAGCTCATACTGTGGTTCTCCTTATGCGGAAGTGA